GCCTTTTCTGAAGGATGGAATGGATCCCAAAATGCATATAAGTCCCTGTTTGGGCACAGATTTGATAAGGGTGTGCATAGTCCTATCCCATTGTATGGTCCTTGTCCACAACATGCTATCTTTGATGTCACAAACCCTGCTCAAATCCAATACCCACTTGTTACATGCATGTCACTATTTTGCAACAAGTAACATCATTAAAATTTTATTACTGGTACACTAGATCCTATGGGTTGTGTAATCATTATAGTTTAACTTTGTCTAAACACATAGATAGGCACGTTAAGCTGGCACAAACTGTCAGTTAAACACCTTAGATAAGCTGCAAAAGTATATCTCGTGCACACCCAAACCAACAAATCAAATTCATGATATACAGGCGCCGCATATGTATTAAATATCTTTTTGATTAAAGTTTTCGAGTTCTCAACATTTGTATATATAAGGAAATATAAATCACATAAAAATGGCCAATTGGTGTTTGTTGAGATTACCATAAGCCTGAGGATTAGAGACAAAATCCATGTGCATAGCATAGGTGTTAGCAGCAACAAAGACATCAGCAGCAAGTTGAGAATTGAGATCACTCAATAATTGAGTCAATTGAGGGTTGAACAAAGAGGCTGCACGCTGCAGTTCCACTGCACATTCGCCAGTTGGACTCCTCTGTGCCAATTCTGCAGGCACACACCCCATTGGTCCTGTTCCTGTCACTAACACTCTTCTTGCTCCCAACTCATACAGCTTCTGCAGTTTTTTTTTGGTTCTTTTAGTAAGTGGTAAAAAGGAAACATAAGAATCTCAAAGGAAGTCTTTCTTTTCGTAGCTTAAGGTTTTGACATACCCGTAAAAAAATTAGCTAATAACATTAATCATACCAATATTTAACTAAAGCATCCTTATCTTTTATGAGTAAGTAATAGTAACTATATACTCTCTTCCAATTTGTGTGATactcttttctttttattatgtTCAAAAAACAATGATTTATGTAAGAATAATTGGTGACTAGCTTGGAccaaatattatttttggatttaaGTGATAGATTAAAAGGACAAGACAGAATGTtaattatatatttaattttaaaacttTTGTAGGTGGCTATGGTAAAATTAAAACGAGAGGGAACCTTTAATTGGTGACTAGCTTGGAAATCAAGTCTTATAATAGCAAGTCATAAGCTAATCACTATCTTGAAAATATTTCAAAAGTACGACTATTGTCAAGACAATTGCAATTCTAGGTTGTTGAGTATAATTATCCAATAAATATGCCATGATTTTAACATGTCGAAAGTTACTCATACGGGACCTAACTGTTTGGTACATCTTTTTCTATCTAATAAATGCACATTTTCAGATAGGGGTCTTAATGATCATGTGAAATGTTAGTCTGTCTCACCAACCAAGCATTCATCACattatggctttactacaactTGTCATGATTTGCATGCATAAATGCATAGCCCCTTTCTTATATAGTAATGCTGCACAATCCACTTACCACCCTGCGAAACTTCATTATTCTACTATATATCTTCATCGTAATTTCACTAAAACACTACGCATAAAGTAATAACTTGATTAATTCAACAAAAGATTTCAGTTATATATACCGAATTTTAACATGTGATAGCAAGTTATcattttataattatattatcaTTTAATGTTTATCATGTTATCAATTAATGTTAAAACAGAGGCAGATCTATGTGTAATGTTGAGGGATCACTGGACCCCATAAACTTCAGTAAAAAATCTTATATAAGTATATGTGTATACTTTGAAAATGGTTAATTTAAATCACTTGACACCTGAACGCTAAAAGCCTTTAGGGGCATTGACTGAACAGAATATTGTGCCCCCGTCGTGTTAAAATCCTTGATCTGCCTCTGTaactatatataacttaaattcttctTCGTTAATAATACACGCAACCGATACCCCCACCCTAAagaaaccaaaaaagaaaaaatgtgGAAAGAGTGAGATGGGAAGGGCTTTCATTACCTGTAATATTTTTCTGTACTCAGAGATGAGATAACGAACATAATCTGGGAGGGCAAATTGGCGAGATCTTGCAGAGAAAGGGACCAAGTAATAGTTATTAACAAAGTCATTGCCACCAAGAGTTATGAGGACAAGAGCGCTATTCACTAGCTGCTGAGTTTGTTCTGCTCCTATTACTGCAGTTACCCTCCTTTGATATTGTTCAAAATACTCCAATTGTTTCCCAATTCGGATTATATTCAACTGAAAATACAATAAACTTATCAAAACAAGTCGAGAACGTATATATaatactccttccgtttcaatttacgtgaacatatttcctttttagtctgtgccaaaaagaatgatccatttccttatttggaaacaatttacctttatgcaatgaaccacacaaaatatatgtgcctcattttacatcacaagttcaaaaatcttttttttttaaaactccgtgcccaatcaaatAAGTTCACATTTCGGTCTAAGTGAATTAAGAAATCTTGTGTTACTAGTATGAGTGTTTTCTTTTGCACATATTAAATGATGACATGGAACTTAAAGTACGTTTTTCTTTTATGACTAAAGAAATATACTATATAGTACTGGTTGACACGACAAAAATCTTTCTAGTGCTATGTGCATGATATCCAATAATTCAAGAATCCATTATTCAAGTTGTGACGAGAAACATGAATTAAATAACGATAAAGCTTGCATCTTGCAATAATGGTAATCTGGGGTTCCGAAGCTGGACGAAGCTCCTCTATCAAAGATAATTAAATTAATCTTCCAGAATTAGTTTTAGGTAAAAAAGGAATATGTATTTTTTTCCAACGCAATTTTGGAATTTTCGAAGGACGGCATGCcaattttaaaaggaaaaaaaaaaaaaaggaaagcagAACTGTTGATATAAGACTGATGGGCCTTTAACACATTTGGTCTGTTCGTAAAAAATAATTACTGCTTCAAATCAAATATATATTaatgtataaaatatgtatattatatttatagtatatattaatattcaaaaaatatatattcacCGGCTATTTTCCCTGTTAGACGTTAGTACCTTAGTACGTAGGGCAGGAATGAAATGTGGCAGAGGAAAAATTACATTCTAGCAAGAAATTACTTATAGTTCACTCCAAAAAAGAGtaaaataataacaatacaaGGACAAGAATGAAAAATGTGATGTTTAAATTTAAAGACACATACAAACTGGATGCCAGTGTCATTGAGAATTCCAACTCCAGCAGAAGCAAAATTTGCCCCAATAAGAAGCTTATCTCCTGTGAGCTCTGGAGACAAATATGGCAATGTTGGCTCCATACCCAATTGCTCACCTAAAAAAATAGTACATTATTAGCACATTATCTCTATAATAAATATTACGTAATTGATAATCCAACAAAAAAGTTAATTTTCTTGCGCACTAACAATGTAATACTGTTTAAACTTTTAAGTTTAACTGAATTCTTTATTTTGTCAGTATATAATTGAAACCCTATAAAGAATGATAACTAACATGCTATAATATGATAATTGTATTGCTAATATAAAAAATCTTCACATTACTAATGTGCATAACTAAAAAGTAGTTTAAGAAAATGAGTTATAATTCAAAAACCGAAAAAGTAAATGCAGAAAAAATCATACTTATTATATCAGGTATGTTGACCTATATCAACAAGTAACTCTTCTTACCAAACTTGATATGACATCCTAATAAAAAGAGTAATAACATGTGATAACCAACTAAACTGAAATGATAGTGTAAAACGTTTTTTTTACACTATGAGGTATAAATAACTTAAACTCTGGTAAGATGATAACTAACATATTATAGTTGATTAAATTGTATTGATAGTGTAAAAATATTTGCACCGCCAATGTACATTGTTTAAATCATAACTAGCATATTTATTTAAGGAAAATGGGTTAATAATAAATCaaaaactagaaaaataaatGCAGAAAAAATCATACTTATTATATCAGGTATGTTGACCTATATCAACAAATAACTCTTCATACCAAACCTGATATGACATCCTAATAAATAGAGTAATAACTTGTGATAACCGACTAATCTGATATGATAGTgtaaaacctttttttttttaaaactatgaggtatatataatttaaactctGGTAAGATGATAACTAACATATTATAATTGATTAAATTGCATTGATAATGTAAAAATATTTGCACCGTCAATCAGTGGCGAAGCCACATGGTCATAAGGGTGGTCCCTTCGTCGAAAATTACACTGTGTACATAGGTAAAATATTgcgttttagaggtatataacacatACTGAACACCCTTTATCGTGAAATTTTTTCACTGCTTTTAAATTTGAACACCCTTAAAAAATTCCTAGCTTCGCCACTGCCGCCAATGTACACAATTTAAATCATAACTAGCATATTTCTTTCAGGAAATGAGTTAATAATTAATCTAAACTAGAAAATTAAATGCAGAAAAAATCATACTTATGATATCAGGAATATTGAGGCCATTAGAGAAGCGACCAGTGGGGCGATGAGAAGGGTAATCAATGCCATAAGGGGGAGAATCAGCCCTTGCACTTGTGATTAGGTAGTTATTATTACCATTATCGACTAGTGAATCACCAAAAACAAAGAAAGCTCGAGCTTCAACTTGAAGTGAAGAAGCAAAAAGTGAAAGCACTAAAATTATAGTACATGAAAATGAAGAGAATGAACAACTCATCATTTTAGTCATGAGTTTTGATAGAGGAGTAATTTTTTTGCCTAACAGAAAATTGCTGTGGTGAATACAAGTATTTCTTGGCCATTATATAGTAGTAATAAGGCAAGTTGAGGAGTGAAACCCTCAATAAATGTTTTCTTCTAACTACCATCAGTGTAAGAGAGTACACTATAGTAGATGGTGTTAATGAACATAAAGGACCACTGCTTGAAGCAAAGCTGCCTAATTGCAGTTATTCTCCATATTCTATAAGTGGGTGGCTTTTTGTgggttccccccccccccccctttctgAAGAACATATATCTATTTTTTATGAGTAAAGAGCCAAAAAAGTTGGGAGGGATCTCTAGAAGGATATTTTCTTGATAACCGTGGTGTCGGATCCAGGCTGCATGTACTTTGACTAATTTCACGAAATATTTACCTCATCAATACAAGTACCGAGTAACTCTAGCTATCAAAGCTCGGACATATgagaaaaaattatttaatatttgA
This sequence is a window from Nicotiana tomentosiformis chromosome 5, ASM39032v3, whole genome shotgun sequence. Protein-coding genes within it:
- the LOC104104760 gene encoding GDSL esterase/lipase LTL1-like isoform X1, which codes for MTKMMSCSFSSFSCTIILVLSLFASSLQVEARAFFVFGDSLVDNGNNNYLITSARADSPPYGIDYPSHRPTGRFSNGLNIPDIISEQLGMEPTLPYLSPELTGDKLLIGANFASAGVGILNDTGIQFLNIIRIGKQLEYFEQYQRRVTAVIGAEQTQQLVNSALVLITLGGNDFVNNYYLVPFSARSRQFALPDYVRYLISEYRKILQKLYELGARRVLVTGTGPMGCVPAELAQRSPTGECAVELQRAASLFNPQLTQLLSDLNSQLAADVFVAANTYAMHMDFVSNPQAYGFVTSKIACCGQGPYNGIGLCTPLSNLCPNRDLYAFWDPFHPSEKANRIIVQQILTGSSTYMNPMNLSSIMALDSRT
- the LOC104104760 gene encoding GDSL esterase/lipase LTL1-like isoform X2, encoding MTKMMSCSFSSFSCTIILVLSLFASSLQVEARAFFVFGDSLVDNGNNNYLITSARADSPPYGIDYPSHRPTGRFSNGLNIPDIISEQLGMEPTLPYLSPELTGDKLLIGANFASAGVGILNDTGIQFLNIIRIGKQLEYFEQYQRRVTAVIGAEQTQQLVNSALVLITLGGNDFVNNYYLVPFSARSRQFALPDYVRYLISEYRKILQKLYELGARRVLVTGTGPMGCVPAELAQRSPTGECAVELQRAASLFNPQLTQLLSDLNSQLAADVFVAANTYAMHMDFVSNPQAYDSMLWTRTIQWDRTMHTLIKSVPKQGLICILGSIPSFRKGQ